One Phocaeicola dorei genomic region harbors:
- a CDS encoding TetR/AcrR family transcriptional regulator, whose protein sequence is MQILKDNIRSRILDVAKQQFELKGYSKTSMREIAVDVGVGVGNIYNYFKSKDELFHEVVRPVLYALEMLLQEHHGIQGEDIMMMRSEEYLETCINEYISLYDTHHRLMKILLFRAQGSSLERFRENYTDRSTELVKVWFTVMQRKYPMINIAIPDFIIHLHTVWMFTMFEELLRHSIAKQEMKAILHNYILFEIQGWRAIIRI, encoded by the coding sequence ATGCAAATATTAAAGGATAACATACGTAGCCGTATTTTGGATGTAGCCAAACAACAATTTGAGTTGAAAGGTTATTCCAAGACTTCCATGCGTGAGATAGCTGTGGATGTAGGTGTTGGGGTGGGAAATATTTACAACTACTTTAAAAGTAAGGATGAGCTGTTTCATGAAGTTGTTCGTCCGGTTTTGTATGCGTTGGAAATGCTGTTGCAGGAACATCATGGAATACAGGGCGAGGATATTATGATGATGAGGTCGGAAGAATACTTAGAAACCTGTATAAACGAATATATTTCCTTGTATGACACCCACCACAGATTGATGAAAATACTGTTATTTCGTGCGCAAGGTTCTTCATTGGAACGTTTTCGGGAGAATTATACAGACCGTTCAACCGAATTAGTCAAAGTCTGGTTTACGGTGATGCAGAGAAAGTACCCGATGATAAATATAGCTATTCCCGATTTTATAATCCATTTGCATACTGTATGGATGTTTACTATGTTTGAGGAGCTTTTGAGGCATTCAATAGCGAAACAGGAAATGAAAGCTATTTTACACAATTATATTCTATTTGAGATCCAAGGTTGGAGGGCCATTATTCGAATATGA